The genomic region AAGAAGATCGACTCGACCTTGCGCGGACCCCTGAGTGCCGAGTTGGGCGCAGTGCTCTCAGCCCGTCCGGACCTGCGGCTGCTTGTCACGCCGGCGAATCCCGCCGCAGGTCGCACGGTGGTTGACGGCGAGTTGCTGGTCAAGGGCTGGCCGGTCACCGAGACGCCCTTCGCGCATGAGATGCTGGCCCCGGTGACTGACTCCCGAGTGATGGCCGTGGCGGCCGTCGGGCATGAGCCCGTCTCCGGGTACCTCAGCCTGGCCATCGTCCGCGCCGGTCCCCGTGAGTGTGCGAAGCAGATGCGGGCCGCCTTCGACCGTGGCAAGCGCCTCCTCTTCGCCGATGCGGAGACGGAGGCCGACTTGGTGTGCCTGGTCGAGGCCACGCGCAGGATGCCCCAAGTCCTTCTCGTGGGCTCCGGGGGACTGGCACAGGCCCTGGCCCAGTCCACAGGCCGGACCGCCGTCGGTCCGCCCGAAGTGCAGGCGCCCCAGGGGCCCTGCCTCTTTCTCTGCGGGAGCCTCCACCCGGCGAATCTGGTTCAGTCAGAGATGCTCCGCGATGAGGCCGGCTTCGAGTGGGTCGAGGTCGATGCCGAGACCGCCTTGCGCGATCAGGAGGCCGGCGATAGCTACCGTGCGGAGATCGTGCGCCGGGCACTCGCTGCCCTCCGCGGGTCGGGGCTTGCTCTTGTGCAGTTACGGCTGAGGCGTGGCGCAAGCCTCCTGCCGGGCGAGGACCAGTCCGATGCCGCTCGGAAACTCCTGGACTTCCTGGGCGATGCCTTCGCGACGCTCGACCGTGACTGCCCCGTCCCGCGCTTGTTCGTGACCGGCGGTGAGACGGCCCGGGAGGTCTGCTCGCGACTGGGCGGTCAGTGGCTGCGCCTGTGTCGCGAGTTGGAGCCCGGCGTGGTGGGCGCTGAGCTGTCGACGCCGACCGGCACGCGACTACTCGCTGCCAAGCCCGGTGGTTTCGGCCATGCCCGGACGATGCTGCAGGCCTATCAGTGGCTCAGCGATCCACAGTCCTTCGAGCACCAGTAGAACCGAGGAATACTCCCATGAACAAGCCGGTACTCGCCGTGACGATGGGTGACCCGGCCGGAGTTGGC from Armatimonadia bacterium harbors:
- a CDS encoding four-carbon acid sugar kinase family protein, whose translation is MVTRYLIADDMTGALEAGAAYLKAGLGVCVPSGLRTAESVPCPWPAAVIVLSTETRNCDPEVAAQRLRQALAIITRGGGTLAYKKIDSTLRGPLSAELGAVLSARPDLRLLVTPANPAAGRTVVDGELLVKGWPVTETPFAHEMLAPVTDSRVMAVAAVGHEPVSGYLSLAIVRAGPRECAKQMRAAFDRGKRLLFADAETEADLVCLVEATRRMPQVLLVGSGGLAQALAQSTGRTAVGPPEVQAPQGPCLFLCGSLHPANLVQSEMLRDEAGFEWVEVDAETALRDQEAGDSYRAEIVRRALAALRGSGLALVQLRLRRGASLLPGEDQSDAARKLLDFLGDAFATLDRDCPVPRLFVTGGETAREVCSRLGGQWLRLCRELEPGVVGAELSTPTGTRLLAAKPGGFGHARTMLQAYQWLSDPQSFEHQ